A region from the Triticum urartu cultivar G1812 chromosome 1, Tu2.1, whole genome shotgun sequence genome encodes:
- the LOC125543152 gene encoding uncharacterized protein LOC125543152: MGIHPGLQRQLVAKQLESPDCRRSTIDGHTTALILLITVVVDNAFGARSAVQWHSFCQGPMTGTSPAGGINGLTSTYYYYVADHARYDRDCAAKFTGAQGGEADPTVGGHACTAKERGVRHRSRGLSSGQRADTAARHDEVNVLRKDERQIAGGCARREPKCLVQLSCHQ, from the exons ATGGGGATTCACCCCGGGCTGCAGCGGCAGCTAGTAGCAAAGCAGCTGGAGTCACCGGACTGCCGCCGGTCAACCATCGATGGCCACACTACCGCCCTAATCTTGCTTATCACCGTCGTGGTCGACAACGCTTTCGGCGCCAGGAGCGCCGTCCAATGGCACAGCTTCTGCCAG GGGCCGATGACTGGCACGTCGCCGGCGGGCGGTATCAATGGCTTGACGTCCACGTACTATTATTATGTGGCTGATCACGCACGCTATGACCGAGACTGCGCTGCAAAGTTCACCGGCGCCCAGGGAGGCGAGGCCGATCCGACTGTGGGCGGCCACGCTTGCACCGCCAAGGAACGTGGTGTCCGCCACAGAAGTCGGGGGCTGTCCTCCGGCCAACGAGCGGACACCGCTGCCAGACATGATGAAGTCAACGTGCTGCGGAAAGACGAGAGACAGATCGCCGGCGGTTGCGCGCGCCGCGAACCAAAATGTCTGGTACAACTGTCCTGTCATCAGTGA